A stretch of DNA from Mesomycoplasma lagogenitalium:
TATTGAAATTACTTTTCCATCATACACATAAACTTCCTTTTCGGGAATTTCGTTTTTAAATTTAAATATAAAATCATAAATCGAATAAATATCACGTTTAATTATTGTATTTTCATTTCCGCTTCTTTTAACAAAATCAGAAATATAATTAGAAACTGGATTTAAAAAATAAAAGGGAGTTGTTTGAAAATTACTATTATTTGATAAATATTCAATTATTAACATATTTAAATCACTAATAGAAATATGATGGAATTTTAATTTATTTTTTATTAAAATAAGTTTTTTATTAAATTCTTTGTTAATATAAAAAATTGCATCATTTTTACTTCCGCTTTCTTTTGTTAAAATTTTTCTTATTAATGTTTTTTCATTAATGCGTTTTTTATTTTCTGTATTTTTATACTTTTTTAACTTTAATGAAGTGCTTAAATCTTCAAAATTAAAGATATTTTCTTCATCGTTTACATCGGAGTAAATTGTCGCTTTTAGTTTTAATTTTTTATTAACAATATTTAAATTTTTATTATTTAAAATTGGATTATTATTAATTCTGTTAATTTTTAAACTATTATTAAGAAATGATTTAACTTCAACATTACTAATTTCGGTTAATGTTCTTTTATTTAAAAATTTTTCTTCATCAGTTGATAATTTTTCTCAATTGTTTTTTCTGAAAACGATTTTATAAAATTCAGAACTTTTATCTTTTAAAATAAAAATAACAAAATCATATTCATTATTAACAACTTCATTCATCGCTAAATCTGAAGATAAATTTAATTCTTCATCAATACTGAAAACAACATTATAGGGATTGGCTAATAAAACTTTAGAAAATATTTCTTTAAATGCATAACAAATGTCATCATTTGCACCATAAATAAAAATGTTTTTATTTTTTTTATCTTTTTCTAATAATTGTCTTAATAATAATGCCTTGATAATAATAACATTTTCGTTTAATTCCTGTTTAGCATCTCCTAATCTTGCTAATATTTCTGAGGAAATAATATCAACAGTTTTAACTGATTCGTTTCAAAATAAATTGTCATAGTGATTTATATTTTGCAAATTAAAATCTTCTACTTTAATTGACTGTTTTTCTCTTTCCATGACTTGCCTTATTATTTATCTTCTCTTTGTGAGCCAAAAAGATCAAATGCTTCTTCGATTTGCTCTTCATCAAATTCTCCTGAAGTTTCAGTAAATTGATCAAATTCAACAAATTTAGGTAAATCTTGCAATGATTTTAATTTAAAATAGTCGTAAAATCTATTAGTAATGCCGTATAAAATTGGTTGTCCAACAGTTGGTGAAATTCCTACTTCTTCAATAATTCCTTTCATTAATAAAGAAGCAACAATTGCATCAGATGCAACTCCACGAATTTCACTAATCATCGATCTTGTTACTGGTTGTTTATAAGCAACGATTGCTGCTGTTTCAATTGCGGCATTTGATAATTTATGTCTTCTTGTAATGGTAACTAAATCTGATAAATATTCTTTATATTCTTCTCTAGTAGCAAATTTAAATACATCATTAAATTCAACAACATAAATTCCTCTATCTAATTTATTAAAACTATCTAAAAATCTTTTTAATAAACTTCTTGCTTCATTAACGGTATTTAATTTTAAAACTTGTTGTAATTGTTCTGAAGATATTCCATCTTCTCCTTGCATATACATTAATACTTCTATAATTTTATTTTTCATAGTTTGGTCCTTTTTCGATTTTTATAATTCCAAATTGTTCGTCTTGCGATAA
This window harbors:
- the scpB gene encoding SMC-Scp complex subunit ScpB yields the protein MKNKIIEVLMYMQGEDGISSEQLQQVLKLNTVNEARSLLKRFLDSFNKLDRGIYVVEFNDVFKFATREEYKEYLSDLVTITRRHKLSNAAIETAAIVAYKQPVTRSMISEIRGVASDAIVASLLMKGIIEEVGISPTVGQPILYGITNRFYDYFKLKSLQDLPKFVEFDQFTETSGEFDEEQIEEAFDLFGSQREDK